GTCCATTCGGCGGCGGAGGCGCGGGGGGCGGTGGCCGCCGCCCGCGAGGCCGGCTTCGACAACCTCAACCTGGACCTCATGTTCGGGCTGCCGGGGCAGACGCCCGAAGGGGCGGTGGCCGACCTGGAGGGGCTGCTGGCCCTGGACCCGGAGCACGTGGCCCTCTACCAGCTCACCATCGAGCCCAACACCGTGTTCGCCGCCCGGCCACCCGCCCTGCCCGACGAGGACGTCGTGGCGGACACCGAGGCGGCGCTGCGGGAGCGCCTGGCGGAGGCCGGCTTCGGCCACTACGAGGTCTCCAACCATGCCCGGCCCGGCCGCGCCTGCCGCCACAACCGCAACTACTGGGAATTCGGCGACTACTTGGGCCTGGGCGCCGGGGCCCACGGCAAGCTCACCACCGCCGACGGCATCCGGCGCACCCGCAACTACGGCGGCCCCGACGCCTACCTGCGCGCCGCCGGGGAGGGGGATCCCGCCGCCGAGCACCGCGACCTGGAGGCGGCGGAGCTGCCCGGGGAGTTCGCCCTGAACGCTTTGCGCCTGACCGAAGGCGTACCCACCCGCCTCTTCGAGATGCGCACCGGCCTGCCCGTCGACCGTCTGGCCGGACCCCGGGCCGAGGCGGAGCGCCTGGGCCTGCTGGACCCGGACCCGGAGCGCCTGGCCCCCACGGCACGCGGGCGGGCCTTCCTCAACGACCTGGTGCAGCTCTTCCTCGACTGATTCCTTCGGGCGCCCGTCGGGGCATGGGGGAAGCGCGGATGCGGATCTTTGTGTACGGCACCCTGAAACCGGGCCACACCAACTGGGAGCGCGCCCTGCGCGGCCGGGTGGAGCATTGGCAGCCCGGCAAGATCCGGGGACGGCTCTTCGACCTGCCTCAGGGCTTCCCGGCCGCGGTTGCGGGGCCGGGCTGGGTCCACGGTGTCCTCCTCCACCTTCCCCCGGAGAGCCTGCCGACGATAGACGCCATCGAGGGCTACGCCCCCGACCGCCCCCGAACGGCGAATACCTACCAGCGCCTGGAGGTCCCCGCCTTCACCCCCGAGGGAGATTCCCTGGGCGAAGCGCAGGCCTACTTCATGGACGAGGAACGGGTCCGGAGGCTCGGCGGCACGGAGCTTTCCGGCGGGGAATGGCAAGCGCCGGCGAGCCCAGGCGGCCGCCCGGATGCCGGCACCTAGGCGCCTCCGCCCATCCGTCGGTAGTGCAGGTCGTAGACCTCGTGGCCGCGCAGCTCGCCGCGCGCCTCGAACTTGGTAGGGGGGCGGTCGGGGCAGCGGGGGGCGAAGGCGCCGGGACCGTGGACGTTGGTGAAGCGGGGATGCGCCTCCAGCGCCGCCACCATCCACTCGGCGTAGTCCGCCCAGTCGGTGGCCAGGAAGAGGTCCGCCTCCGGGGCCAGGCGCGCCGCCAGCAGGTCGAGGAAGGGAGCCTGGATCAGGCGCCGCTTCTTGTGGCGCTCCTTGGTCCAGGGGTCGGGGAAGAAGATGTAGCAGGCGGAGAGGCTATGCGCGGGCACCCGTTCGGCGAGGAAATCCACGCCGTCGGCCAAGGCCGCCCGGACGTTGTCCAGCCCGGACTCCTCCAGGCCCAGGAGCAGCTTGCCCACCCCCGGCGGATAGACGTCCAGGCCCACCCAGTTCCATTCGGGATGGGCCCGGGCCAACCCCAGAAGCGCCTCCCCGCCGCCGATGCCGATTTCCAGGGCCACGGGGGCCTCGCGGCCGAAGACGGCGGTCCAATCCAGTTCCGGTGGAGTATCGGGGATACCGTACCGGGGCAGCAGCTCGTCCAGGGCGCGCTGCTGGCCCCTGGTCAGGCGGCCCTTGCGCAGCACGTAGCTGCGGACGGGACGGGTCTGTCGGGAAGGGTCTTGGCTCATGGATCCTGGGAATCGAGGTTGCCGGAACAGGGCGCCCCACCCTATCAGACGCGGGGGCGCGAGGGGCCCGGATCTCCTTCCCGCAGGATGCCCCGCACCGCCGCCTCCAGATCGGGATGGGCCGGCGCCCAGCCCAGCTCGCGCCGGGCGCGTTCGTTGCGGCAACGGCGGGATTCCTCCAGGAAGGACAGACGCATGGCGGACAGCTCGCGGTAGGCCGCCTCCGGGGTCAGCGGCGCGGGCAGCTCGACGCCGAGCACGGCAGCCACGGCCTCCAGCAGGGCGCCCTGGGCACGCTCCACGCCGTCGCAGGCGTTGTAGGCCCTATTGGGGCGTCCGTGCCTGAGAGCCGCCTCGATCAGGACCACCAGGTCGTCCACGTGGATGGTGCTGGTGTAGCGGGGCTCGGGCCAGGCCACGCGCAGGGCCTCGCCGGCCCGCACCCGCTCCAGGGGCAGCCGGCCCGGGCCGTAGATGCCGGCGACCCGGAGCACCTGGACGCTGGTCCCGTGGCGGCGACCGAAGGCCCGGACCCGCTCCTCGGCGTCGTAACGGCGGCGGGCGCGGTCGGTGCCGGGGCGGCGGGGGGCGGTCTCGGGGGTGGCCGCCCCGCCCCGGTCCCCGTAGACCCCGGTGGTGCTCAGGTAGACGAGGCGCTCCGGCGGGGCCGCCGCGAGCCCCGCCAGAAGGCGGGCCATGCGGAGGTCCCGGGCCTCCCCTCGGCCCGGCGGAAAGGCGCAAACCACGGCCCGGGCCCCCGCCAGGCGCTCCAGGCCGGCGCCGTTGTCCAGGTCGAGATGGAAGGGCGCCACCCCGGCCGGCCAGTCGCGCCCGGGCTCGCGCCGGCCGGCGCGCACGGGATGGCCCGCCGCGGCCAGCCGCCCGGCCAGGCGGGCGCCCACGTAGCCGCAGCCGGCGATGGCCACCTCCGGCCGGCGCTTCCGGGGTCCCTGTGCATGCGATACCATTTCCGCCACTCTACTTCTCGACTCGTTGTTGGAAACCGGTTGACCCGGCCGCCCTTCCCCGCGGGGAAGGGGCGGCCCCGCATCCAAAAAGGCAAACGGCTCCCATGGCGTATACGGTCAAGCTGGAACCCAGTGGCAAGCAGTTCGAGGTCGCCCCGGGACAGACCATCCTGGACGCGGCCATGCATCACGGCATCAACCTCCCCTACGGCTGCCGCAACGGCGCCTGCGGGGACTGCAAGGGGAAGCTGGTCGCCGGGCAGGTGGACTACGGGCAGTACCAGCCCACCGCCATGAGCGAGGAGGAACGGGCCCAGGGTGCAGCCCTGTTCTGCCAGGCCCAGCCGCAGTCGGACCTGGTGATCGAGGCCTACGAGATCGACGACGCCAAGAAGACGGAGGTGCGCCGCCTCCCCTGCCGGGTCCATGACGCCCGCAAGCTCACCCACGACATCATGGAGGTCCGCCTCAAGCTGCCCTCGGCGGAGCGTCTTCAGTTCCTGGCGGGCCAGTACATCGAGGTGATCCTCAAGGACGGCCGGCGGCGGGCCTTCTCCATCGCCAACTCGCCCCTGCACGATGACTTCCTGACCCTGCACATCCGCTACGTGCCAAGCGGCGAGTTCACCGAGCACGTCTTTACCGGCCTCAAGCCCAAGGAGATCTGGAACTTCGAGGGCCCCCTGGGCAACTTCTACCTGCGCGACAGCGACCGGCCCGCCATTCTGGTGGCCGGGGGGACGGGGCTGGGCCCCATCAAGGCCATGCTGGAGACCGCCTTCGAGGAGGGCCTGGAGCGCGATTTCCACCTGTTCTTCGGCGTCCGCGCCCGACGCGACCTCTACCTCACCGAGACCCTGGACCAGTGGCAGGCCGAGCACCCCAACTTCCGCTGGACGCCGGCCCTTTCGGACCCCGGGGAGGAGGACGCCGACTGGAGCGGGGAGACCGGCTACATCCACGAGGTCATCCCGCGCTACTACGACGACCTGTCGGGCCACGAGGGCTACCTGGCCGGACCGCCGCCCATGGTGGAGGCGGCCAGCGAGGCCCTGCAGCAGCTGGGCCTGGACAAGGACCGCCTGTTCTCCGACGCCTTCACCTACTCGGTGGAATAGGGCCCCGAAAGGCAAGGGGCCTTGTGGGAGCGGCCAGGGGCCCCGACACTGGCTCCGAACCGGGGGATCGCGGCTGATAGCCGCTCCCACAATAGCGGGGCTAGGGCTGCGCGCTTCCGCCCTCCTTCTGCCCGTCGGCCTCCGGCGGCGCCAGCACCGGCACCCGGCCCTCCAGGGCGGTCAGGCTGCGCCGGCAGCAGGCCAGGGCCTGGTCGGGCTTCTGGCGTTCCTGGAAGAGGTGCGCCAGGCGCAGCAGGATCTCCGCCGGCAGGTTCTCCTGGGCGGCCACGTCCTCCAGGTAGCGGTCCGCCTTGCCCCACAGGCGGGCGGCGATGGCCAGCTGGGCGAGCACCGTGAGCAGGTGGGGGTCGCGCGAATGGTCGGGGAGCCAACGCTCCAGGCGCTGCAGCAGCTCCTGGGCCGACCCCGGGGCCTGCGGCAGCGCCAGGTAGAGGTCCACCAGCTCGCCGCGCCAGTGGCGCTTCAGGCCCTGTTCCAGGGCCCGCTCGGCTTCCTGCCCACGGTTCTCGCTCAACAGGTAGCGGATCCACGGGGCCATCAGCCGGGAGTCGGCCCGCTCGTCCCGCGAGGCCTCCTTCCAGAGCCGCTCCACGGTCCCGCCGTCCCCGGCGAGGCGGGCCTGTTCCATGCGCTGGGCGCGCGCCTCGCGCATCTGCTCCGCCGCCTCCGACTCGGACAGCACACCCGCCTTGCGGGCACGGGGCAGCAGACGCATCAGGGCGTCCCAGTCCTCCACCTGGCGGTAGAGGGTGAGCAGGCGGCGCAGGAGCTGGCGGTTGTCGGGGTCCTTCTTCTCCAGGTCCGATAGCAGGGCCAGGGCGTGCTCGGCCCGGCCCGCCTCCATCTCCATCTCGGCCCGCAGCAGGGTCGCCGCCGGGTCGTCGGCGAGCACCTCGTTCTGGGCCTTGCCCAGGTACTCCTCGGCGGCGGCCTCCTCGCCGGCCTGGTGGGCGGCCCGGGCGGCGCCGATGAAGAAGGCCGCCGGCCGGTCCGCGTAGCGGCCGCCGCGGGCCAGCAGCTTGCGGGCCCGCTCGGACTCGCCGCGCTCCAGGGCCAGGGTACCCTCCTCCAGGAGGGCCAGGCTGCGCCGCCGACGGCGCTGCAGCCGCGCCTCGCGGAAGCGGGAGGGGGCGTGCAAGGCGGTGCTCAGGAGCCCCCAGATCTCCCAGCCGAAGAAGAGGAACAGGGCGAGCGCCACCCCCGCCAGGGCGGCGGTGGTCTCCAGGGTATACTCCCCGACCTGGACAAGCACGTAGCCCGGCCCCTCCCCCACCAGGGTGACCACCGCCGCGGCCACGCCCAAGACGATCAGGATCTTGATCAGGGAGCGCATTATTCCTCCCGCTCCGCGCGGATCCGGCGGAAGGTGGCCAGCGGCTCTTCCAGGGAGGGGGCCTCCCGGGTTACCAGCCGGTCGCCCAGGGACTCCAGGGAGGCGAGCATGGCCTGCACGCCGTCGCTGTCGGGGTCGAAGAAGCGCCCGACCCACTCCCGGGATTCCTCGAGGGTCCGCCGGTAGAGCTCGACCTCCCCGCGAAGGGCGGCCAGACGGGCGGACTGCAGGTTCAACACCAGGTTGTGGCGCAGGAAGGTGGCCTCATCGGGGGGCAGCAGGGGCTCCATCTCCTTCCCGGAGCGCCGGAGCCGCACCAGGCCCTTGACGTCCTCCCAGAAGTCCTCCAGGCCCGCCCGGAACCGTCCCCACCAGCCCTGCGGGGCCTCCTCCTGCGCCTGGCCGCCCTCCTCCCCGGGCTCCATGGCCGGCGGCTCCACACCCTTCACCGGGAGGTTCATGGCGCTGTCGGCGAGGCTGGCCAGCTTGAAGGAGATGCCCGGAAGGTCGGGCTCGGGCACCTCCTCCAGCCGGGTCATGGCGGACTGGATGGCCCGCCGCACTTCCATCCATTCCGGGGCGTTCATGTCCCGAAGGGTGCGGTCGGCGCTGTCGAGGGCCGCGCGGGCGGCGTCCAGATCCCCCTCCAGCCGCGCGATGCGGTCGGCGTTCACGAGCAGGGTCTCCACACGCTCCAGGCGCCAGTAGGTGGGGCCCCCCTCCAGCCGGGCCCGGAGCTCCTGGTTGGCCCGTTGCACGGCCTCCACCTCCTGGCCGAGCTGCTCGGCGCGGTTGCGCAGCTCTTCCTGCCGCTCGGCGATGCGCCCCTGCTGCTGGCCGTGCTGCTCCACCGTGCTCCGCAGGTCGCGGGTGGCCTGATCCAGCTCCTCGGAGAGTTCCTGGCGCAGCTCCTCCTGCTGCTGCTCGCGGTTGGCCACGGTGGTCTCCAGGCCCTCGAGCCGCTGGTCAAGCTCGAGGTAGAGGTAGGCCCCGCCGCCGCCCACGCCCAGCGCGAGGAGCAGGGCGAGGACCGCCAGCACCAGACCGCCCCGGCCACCGCCCGCACGCTGCGTAGACGCGTCCCTGCCTTCGCCGCCAGAGCCGCCGGCCTGCTCCGCCGACCCTGTATCCCCGCCGGCCTCCGCCTCCCCGGCGTGCGGACCCTCGCCGCCCTCCGGGGCCTCGCTGGTGGGCTCCGTCCGGGAGGTGTCGTCGGGTCCCCGCTGCTCGTTGGTGTCTGCCATGGAATCCTCTCGGTTCGTCCCGTCGCTGGGGGCGCCGGCCCGCCACGGTCACGGGCGGGCTGAAAGCGAGGCGCCCGATCGGGGCCGCGGGGCGCGCCGGCTCAGGCCTCGCCGCGGAGCCACGCCGCGGCGTCCAAGGCGTGGTAGGTGAGGATGAGGTCGGCCCCCGCACGCTTGAACCCGGTCAGGGTCTCCAGCACCACGCCCCGCTCGTCGATCCAGCCCCGCTCGGCGGCCGCCTTGATCATGCTGTACTCCCCCGAGACATTGTATACGGCCACCGGCAGGTCCGTGGACTGGCGCAGGCGCAGGACCACGTCCATGAAGGCCAGCCCGGGCTTGACCATGACGATGTCGGCGCCCTCGGCCTCGTCCAGCTCCAGCTCCCGCACGGCCTCGCGGCCGTTGGCGGGGTCCATCTGGTAGCCCCGCCGGTCGCCGTGGGAGGGAGCGCTCTCGGCGGCGTCCCGGAAGGGCCCGTAGTAGGTGCTGGAGTACTTGGCCGTGTAGGCCATCACCGGCAGCTCGTAGTAGCCGCTCTCGTCCAGGGCGGAGCGGATGGCGTCCACCATGCCGTCCATCATCCCGGACGGAGCCACCATGTCCGCTCCCGCT
The window above is part of the Thiohalorhabdus denitrificans genome. Proteins encoded here:
- a CDS encoding NAD-dependent epimerase/dehydratase family protein, whose amino-acid sequence is MVSHAQGPRKRRPEVAIAGCGYVGARLAGRLAAAGHPVRAGRREPGRDWPAGVAPFHLDLDNGAGLERLAGARAVVCAFPPGRGEARDLRMARLLAGLAAAPPERLVYLSTTGVYGDRGGAATPETAPRRPGTDRARRRYDAEERVRAFGRRHGTSVQVLRVAGIYGPGRLPLERVRAGEALRVAWPEPRYTSTIHVDDLVVLIEAALRHGRPNRAYNACDGVERAQGALLEAVAAVLGVELPAPLTPEAAYRELSAMRLSFLEESRRCRNERARRELGWAPAHPDLEAAVRGILREGDPGPSRPRV
- a CDS encoding heme biosynthesis HemY N-terminal domain-containing protein produces the protein MRSLIKILIVLGVAAAVVTLVGEGPGYVLVQVGEYTLETTAALAGVALALFLFFGWEIWGLLSTALHAPSRFREARLQRRRRRSLALLEEGTLALERGESERARKLLARGGRYADRPAAFFIGAARAAHQAGEEAAAEEYLGKAQNEVLADDPAATLLRAEMEMEAGRAEHALALLSDLEKKDPDNRQLLRRLLTLYRQVEDWDALMRLLPRARKAGVLSESEAAEQMREARAQRMEQARLAGDGGTVERLWKEASRDERADSRLMAPWIRYLLSENRGQEAERALEQGLKRHWRGELVDLYLALPQAPGSAQELLQRLERWLPDHSRDPHLLTVLAQLAIAARLWGKADRYLEDVAAQENLPAEILLRLAHLFQERQKPDQALACCRRSLTALEGRVPVLAPPEADGQKEGGSAQP
- the hemB gene encoding porphobilinogen synthase: MRYRPRRLRRNQAIRSMVRENHLRPEDLIQPLFVKEGGSVPQAVPSMPGVFQLPLDQLVEEGRKARDAGLGGVILFGIPEGKDPEGSEAWHAEGIIQQAVRRLKEAVPDLYVIVDACFCEYTDHGHCGVLRQDGVVDNDLTLDNLRKAVVSYAEAGADMVAPSGMMDGMVDAIRSALDESGYYELPVMAYTAKYSSTYYGPFRDAAESAPSHGDRRGYQMDPANGREAVRELELDEAEGADIVMVKPGLAFMDVVLRLRQSTDLPVAVYNVSGEYSMIKAAAERGWIDERGVVLETLTGFKRAGADLILTYHALDAAAWLRGEA
- a CDS encoding uroporphyrinogen-III C-methyltransferase produces the protein MADTNEQRGPDDTSRTEPTSEAPEGGEGPHAGEAEAGGDTGSAEQAGGSGGEGRDASTQRAGGGRGGLVLAVLALLLALGVGGGGAYLYLELDQRLEGLETTVANREQQQEELRQELSEELDQATRDLRSTVEQHGQQQGRIAERQEELRNRAEQLGQEVEAVQRANQELRARLEGGPTYWRLERVETLLVNADRIARLEGDLDAARAALDSADRTLRDMNAPEWMEVRRAIQSAMTRLEEVPEPDLPGISFKLASLADSAMNLPVKGVEPPAMEPGEEGGQAQEEAPQGWWGRFRAGLEDFWEDVKGLVRLRRSGKEMEPLLPPDEATFLRHNLVLNLQSARLAALRGEVELYRRTLEESREWVGRFFDPDSDGVQAMLASLESLGDRLVTREAPSLEEPLATFRRIRAEREE
- a CDS encoding gamma-glutamylcyclotransferase family protein — encoded protein: MRIFVYGTLKPGHTNWERALRGRVEHWQPGKIRGRLFDLPQGFPAAVAGPGWVHGVLLHLPPESLPTIDAIEGYAPDRPRTANTYQRLEVPAFTPEGDSLGEAQAYFMDEERVRRLGGTELSGGEWQAPASPGGRPDAGT
- the trmB gene encoding tRNA (guanosine(46)-N7)-methyltransferase TrmB produces the protein MSQDPSRQTRPVRSYVLRKGRLTRGQQRALDELLPRYGIPDTPPELDWTAVFGREAPVALEIGIGGGEALLGLARAHPEWNWVGLDVYPPGVGKLLLGLEESGLDNVRAALADGVDFLAERVPAHSLSACYIFFPDPWTKERHKKRRLIQAPFLDLLAARLAPEADLFLATDWADYAEWMVAALEAHPRFTNVHGPGAFAPRCPDRPPTKFEARGELRGHEVYDLHYRRMGGGA
- a CDS encoding CDP-6-deoxy-delta-3,4-glucoseen reductase; this encodes MAYTVKLEPSGKQFEVAPGQTILDAAMHHGINLPYGCRNGACGDCKGKLVAGQVDYGQYQPTAMSEEERAQGAALFCQAQPQSDLVIEAYEIDDAKKTEVRRLPCRVHDARKLTHDIMEVRLKLPSAERLQFLAGQYIEVILKDGRRRAFSIANSPLHDDFLTLHIRYVPSGEFTEHVFTGLKPKEIWNFEGPLGNFYLRDSDRPAILVAGGTGLGPIKAMLETAFEEGLERDFHLFFGVRARRDLYLTETLDQWQAEHPNFRWTPALSDPGEEDADWSGETGYIHEVIPRYYDDLSGHEGYLAGPPPMVEAASEALQQLGLDKDRLFSDAFTYSVE
- the hemW gene encoding radical SAM family heme chaperone HemW, with amino-acid sequence MSPPRPADLPLAVYVHVPFCLKKCPYCDFNSHTREGTLPEAAYLEAVRAELARRASWTGGRRAASVFFGGGTPSLFGADFFAAVLEDLDREVGLAADCEVTLEANPGASEAGRFAAYREAGVNRLSIGVQSLEDDSLARLGRVHSAAEARGAVAAAREAGFDNLNLDLMFGLPGQTPEGAVADLEGLLALDPEHVALYQLTIEPNTVFAARPPALPDEDVVADTEAALRERLAEAGFGHYEVSNHARPGRACRHNRNYWEFGDYLGLGAGAHGKLTTADGIRRTRNYGGPDAYLRAAGEGDPAAEHRDLEAAELPGEFALNALRLTEGVPTRLFEMRTGLPVDRLAGPRAEAERLGLLDPDPERLAPTARGRAFLNDLVQLFLD